The Staphylococcus saprophyticus subsp. saprophyticus ATCC 15305 = NCTC 7292 genome contains the following window.
TGCAGAAAATGCTGAAGATGTATCGGCACGTGGTATTGCTATTGGTGATACGATTGCACCTGATACGCCTTTTACACAGTTATCAGAGCATCGATTTGCCAGTAAAGCCTGGGATAACCGTTATGGTTGTTTAATTGGTATTGAGCTACTGGAATTATTAAAAAATACTGAATTGGACTTTGATTTATATGTCGGTGCAAATGTGCAAGAAGAAGTAGGATTAAGAGGAGCAAGTGCAGCGGCAGAGTTAATCGATCCTGATGCAGCATTTGTTGTAGATTGTTCGCCTGCGAATGATATGAAAGGTAAGCAAAATTTATCAGGGGAATTAGCTGGAGGTACATTAATCAGAATTAAAGATGGTACAATGTTACTTCGACCAACCTTTAGAGATTATTTGCTTGATTTAGCGAAGCAATATGATATTAAACATCAATACTATATTTCTCCAGGTGGTACGGATGGTGGAGAAATACACAAGGCAAAATTAGGTATCCCAACCGCTGTGATAGGTGTGTGTGCACGATATATTCATAGTACAAACGCAGTGTTTGATATTAGAGATTATGAAGCTGCCAGAAGCCTGTTAGAACAATCAGTTAGACATTTAAATGAAGACCAAATAGAAATATTACAATATAAATAATAATTAGGAGTGGTATTATGCAACAATTAGAAAGTGAGCAGCAATTTGAAAATCTGAAAAATGAACAAACAGTGTTTTTATTTACAGCAGATTGGTGCCCAGATTGTAAAGTTATAGAACCAGATTTACCTCAATTAGAAGCAAAATATACTAATTATAAATTTATTTCAGTTGATAGAGACAAATTTATTGATATATGCATTAATTATGACATTATGGGTATACCTAGTTTTCTAGTATTCTGTGACGGGAATCAAATTGGCAGTTATATTGGAAAAGAACGAAAATCCATAGAACAAATAGACCAATTTTTAGCGTCTTTGTAGGTGGCATTAATTTAGGATTAAATTATAAAAATATATACCCTTAGAGCGCACATTTTTTCTGTTCCTAAGGGTGTATTTATTGTAAACTATAGTAAGGCACGTAAATAGGAGTGTTAATAATGAATGTCTTTCAAATGAGAGATAAATTAAAAGATAGATTGAATCATCTTGATGTGAAATTTAGTTTTAATCGAGAAGATGAAACACTACGTATCTCAAGAATAGATAATGGTAAAGGCGTTACCGTTAAAATTAATCCAATAGTAGCTAAATATAAATCTCAAAAAGAAAAAATAGTCGATGAAATTGTGTATTATGTTGAAGAAGCAGTCGAGCAAATGAAAGGGGAGGCATTGGAAAATACGGATAATATCCAAATTATGCCGGTTTTAAGATCTCCTAGCTTTGATAAAAAAGACAAAAATGGTAATTCATTTGTAATCGATGCACATACAGCAGAAACAAACATTTATTATGCAGTTGATTTAGGTAAGTCATATCGTCTAATTGATGAAGCGATGTTAGAAGAATTAAAGCTAACAAAGCAACAATTAAAAGAAATGGCGCTATTTAATGTGCGCAAATTAGAAAATAAGTATACAACTGACGAAGTTAAAGGTAATATTTTTTACTTTGTGAATTCAAATGATGGTTATGATGCAAGTAGAATTTTAAATACGTCATTTTTAAATGAAATACAAGCACAATGTGAAGGTGAAATGTTAGTAGCGGTACCTCATCAAGATGTGCTTATCATTGCAGATATCCGCAATAAGACGGGTTACGATGTGATGGCGCATTTAACTATGGAGTTTTTCACTAAAGGATTAGTGCCAATTACATCATTATCTTTAGGTTATGATAAAGGGCATTTTGAACCAATCTTTATTTTAGGTAAAAATAATAAACAAAAAAGAGATCCTAATGTGATTCAAAGATTGGAAGCTACACGAAAACAATATGAAAATAAAGATAAGAAATAAGGAGTAATGAAGTTATGAATTTATTTTATAATAAAGAAGCTGTTGGCGATGTTGCATTTTTACAAATTAATCCTACAGAAGGTGAATATAACTACGTCACTCAAGGGGATGTAGTTGAAATACAGAATGACGGAGAAGTCGTAGGTTACAATATCTTTAATGCATCAAACAAAGCAACACTAACAGGTAATGGACATATTAAGTTGACTGAAACATTAGTTCAAGCGTTTCAAAAAGCAATTGAAGCTGCTGGATTTACTTATAAATTAGACGCAGACTTTACTCCTAAATTTGTAGTGGGCTATGTTGAAACAAAAGACAAGCATCCAGATGCAGATAAATTAAGTGTTCTAAGTGTTGATGTTGCAACTGAAAAACTACAAATTGTTTGCGGGGCACCGAATGTTGAAGCTGGACAAAAAGTGGTGGTAGCAAAAGTTGGTGCAGTTATGCCAAGTGGTATGGTTATTAAAGATGCAGAACTTAGAGGCGTTGCATCAAGTGGTATGATTTGTTCGATGAAAGAGTTAGGATTACCAAATGCACCACAAGAAAAAGGTATTATGGTTCTAAGTGATGATTACACGGTAGGGCAATCATTTTTTGAAGTATAAAAAGGAGGTAATGTAGTATGAGCTGGTTCGACAAGTTATTTGGAGAAGATAATGAATCAACAGATAATTATCTTAATAAAAGAAGCCAACGACGTCAAAAAGCTACACAAAAAGAAGAACATGATTCATTACTTCCTCAAAATAATGATGTTTATGAAAGACCCAAAGGGAAATTCAGGTTTCCTATGCGTGTTTTAGAAGAGGCAAATGACAGTTTGAAGACAGATGATGAGTTGAATTCTGATATTGCGTCTACATCTCATAAAACTTCCCATGATGCACATAATGATGTGAGTCATGGGAATGCACATCATCAACAAAGAAGACGTAGACATATGTATGATAAAACACCAACTCAAAATATAAACTCGAGTGATTCAGTTGGGCAACAATCGCAACAACAAGATCATTACCAAACTGAAAATGA
Protein-coding sequences here:
- a CDS encoding DUF1444 domain-containing protein yields the protein MNVFQMRDKLKDRLNHLDVKFSFNREDETLRISRIDNGKGVTVKINPIVAKYKSQKEKIVDEIVYYVEEAVEQMKGEALENTDNIQIMPVLRSPSFDKKDKNGNSFVIDAHTAETNIYYAVDLGKSYRLIDEAMLEELKLTKQQLKEMALFNVRKLENKYTTDEVKGNIFYFVNSNDGYDASRILNTSFLNEIQAQCEGEMLVAVPHQDVLIIADIRNKTGYDVMAHLTMEFFTKGLVPITSLSLGYDKGHFEPIFILGKNNKQKRDPNVIQRLEATRKQYENKDKK
- the ytpR gene encoding YtpR family tRNA-binding protein; its protein translation is MNLFYNKEAVGDVAFLQINPTEGEYNYVTQGDVVEIQNDGEVVGYNIFNASNKATLTGNGHIKLTETLVQAFQKAIEAAGFTYKLDADFTPKFVVGYVETKDKHPDADKLSVLSVDVATEKLQIVCGAPNVEAGQKVVVAKVGAVMPSGMVIKDAELRGVASSGMICSMKELGLPNAPQEKGIMVLSDDYTVGQSFFEV
- a CDS encoding M42 family metallopeptidase, with protein sequence MNIDKSKTLNRMKTLTELHGVAGFEENVKSYLKAEMEPFVDEFVYNRMGGFYGVKRSKSSNPKRIMVAAHMDEIGFMVTNITSNGMLQFTNLGGVANDIWQGQRLKVRTRNNDEITGIVANIPKHFRTGNEGAPKIEDLLLDIGAENAEDVSARGIAIGDTIAPDTPFTQLSEHRFASKAWDNRYGCLIGIELLELLKNTELDFDLYVGANVQEEVGLRGASAAAELIDPDAAFVVDCSPANDMKGKQNLSGELAGGTLIRIKDGTMLLRPTFRDYLLDLAKQYDIKHQYYISPGGTDGGEIHKAKLGIPTAVIGVCARYIHSTNAVFDIRDYEAARSLLEQSVRHLNEDQIEILQYK
- a CDS encoding thioredoxin family protein; protein product: MQQLESEQQFENLKNEQTVFLFTADWCPDCKVIEPDLPQLEAKYTNYKFISVDRDKFIDICINYDIMGIPSFLVFCDGNQIGSYIGKERKSIEQIDQFLASL